Proteins encoded by one window of Tubulanus polymorphus chromosome 7, tnTubPoly1.2, whole genome shotgun sequence:
- the LOC141908336 gene encoding cytosolic acyl coenzyme A thioester hydrolase-like, giving the protein MADIMIDKNLIHGITCSKRMLPDDANPAGNVHGGNILKMIEEAGYIITTRYCNKMMAKDATADDISQLVPVQTALVRVERMDFLEPMYIGEVAEASAEITYTAAHSLEVMVKVWAENIEKGTKRLTNEAHLWYVPCDTECGKVATVPRMSYDTPNAEAEGRKRYLQQKEERVLAPESLLSPSPPHSGDISNNSPFTFPERYTVRYSQTTLSHLVTPSDCTMYGNVAGGVLMKLMDNCAGVVAAKHCHSNVVTACVDTIDFKKSARLSSLLTIQGRAVFTSSRTIEVELIVDAETMESFMTQSKIRAVQAYYTFVSLDKTRKTLPIEPLNLISDGEKKRFEERRLRYENRKANRAKRKQLAEQSQL; this is encoded by the exons ATGGCTGATATTATGATTGACAAGAATCTGATCCACGGGATTACATGTTCCAA GCGGATGCTTCCGGACGACGCGAATCCTGCCGGGAATGTTCATGGCGGGAACatcctgaaaatgattgaAGAAGCCGGTTACATAATCACCACGCGATATTGTAATAAAATGATGGCGAAAGATGCGACAGCGGATGATATATCGCAACTAGTTCCCGTACAAACGGCTCTGGTGCGAGTCGAGAGGATGGATTTTCTCGAGCCGATGTATATAGGAGAAGTTGCTGAGGCTTCAGCTGAAATAACCTACACAGCCGCTCATTCGCTGGAAGTGATGGTCAAAGTCTGGgctgaaaatatcgaaaaag GTACAAAGCGTTTGACAAATGAGGCCCACCTGTGGTACGTTCCGTGCGATACAGAATGCGGTAAGGTTGCTACGGTACCGAGAATGTCCTACGATACTCCGAATGCTGAAGCCGAAGGTAGAAAACGTTATCTACAACAGAAAGAAGAGCGGGTTCTCGCTCCAGAGAGTTTACTTTCTCCATCTCCACCTCATTCAGGAGATATTTCTAACAATAGTCCTT ttacattTCCTGAACGTTACACAGTACGTTATTCGCAGACGACGTTGTCACACCTAGTAACGCCCTCTGACTGTACGATGTATGGTAATGTAGCAGGCGGTGTACTGATGAAACTGATGGATAACTGCGCAGGCGTCGTCGCCGCAAAACATTGTCATAGTAACGTAGTGACAGCTTGCGTCGATACaatcgattttaaaaaaagtgcTCGCCTTT cAAGTTTGCTCACAATTCAGGGCAGGGCAGTATTCACGAGTTCTCGAACTATAGAAGTTGAATTAATCGTCGACGCGGAAACAATGGAAAGTTTCATGACCCAAAGTAAAATCCGTGCCGTTCAGGCTTATTATACGTTTGTCTCGTTAGATAAAACTCGAAAAACGCTTCCGATTGAACCTTTAAAT TTAATTTCTGATGGTGAGAAAAAACGGTTTGAGGAACGTCGTCTACgatatgaaaatagaaaagctAATCGCGCAAAACGTAAACAGTTAGCAGAGCAAAGTCAATTATAA
- the LOC141908304 gene encoding bone morphogenetic protein 7-like, with product MASNVLQICLIFACFLTICDGFSGIFADNVLAGGIGHTVAIKRMKTKVRSLLQHEILSLLGLKQRPKPGWFRRDYSAPQFMLDLYKSTESDEGDQKYYSQLHLMRMFNTSARAMEELDHADLVMSFINKAKKQEHLRHRRDNSFYFDFADVPMDETLTDAELRLFKRRHHRYIGSNFTIQIYRLQNENHYPKAEPLVLEANKTFRADEEGWLDLNITSAGLYWMIHPLENLGLLMKILSESGEELDLNDVGIVGLRGHKDRQAFMVGSFKVVKELHVRRTRAARRRQNPADVTYNDAGGWNWGRMTYNRYNHQICQKRTLYVSFKDLKWQDWIIAPEGYPAYYCYGECSFPLNSHMNATNHAIIQTLLHSMKPLNVPKPCCAPTKLKAISVLYFDEYSNVVLKKYRNMSVKSCGCH from the exons ATGGCGTCGAACGTGTTGCAGATTTGTCTAATTTTCGCCTGTTTTCTAACGATTTGCGATGGTTTCAGCGGAATTTTTGCCGACAACGTTCTCGCCGGTGGAATAGGACACACGGTAGCTATTAAACGCATGAAGACGAAAGTACGCAGTTTACTGCAACACGAGATCTTGAGTTTACTCGGTTTGAAACAGCGACCGAAACCAGGCTGGTTCAGACGCGATTATTCCGCCCCGCAGTTTATGTTGGATTTGTACAAATCGACAGAAAGCGATGAAGGTGATCAAAAATACTATTCGCAACTTCATCTAATGAGGATGTTCAACACCAGTGCGAGGGCCATGGAGGAATTGGACCACGCTGATCTGGTCATGAGTTTCATTAATAAAG CGAAAAAACAGGAACATCTTCGACACAGGAGAGACAATTCGTTCTACTTCGATTTCGCGGACGTGCCAATGGACGAAACTTTAACCGATGCGGAATTACGACTTTTCAAACGGCGCCATCATCGATATATCGGAAGCAATTTTACGATACAGATTTACCggcttcaaaatgaaaatcactACCCGAA GGCGGAACCATTAGTTCTGGAAGCAAATAAAACATTCAGGGCAGACGAAGAAGGTTGGCTCGATTTGAACATCACCAGCGCAGGTCTGTACTGGATGATACACCCTCTTGAAAATCTGGGactgttgatgaaaatactgAGCGAGTCTGGTGAGGAATTAGACCTGAACGATGTTGGAATTGTCGGTTTGAGAGGACACAAAGATAGACAAGCCTTTATGGTGGGTTCATTCAAAGTTGTTAAAGAGCTTCACGTTCGTCGAACTAGAGCCgctcgccggcgacaaaaccctGCTGACGTCACGTACAACGACGCCGGTGGTTGGAACTGGGGACGAATGACAT acAACCGATATAATCATCAGATTTGCCAAAAGCGAACTTTATACGTTAGTTTTAAAGATCTCAAATGGCAG GATTGGATAATAGCCCCTGAAGGATATCCGGCGTATTACTGTTACGGTGAATGTTCATTTCCTCTGAACTCGCACATGAACGCCACTAACCACGCTATAATTCAG ACTCTTCTACACTCGATGAAACCGTTAAACGTACCGAAGCCGTGCTGCGCGCCAACCAAACTGAAAGCGATATCTGTGCTTTATTTCGACGAGTATTCGAACGTCGTCTTGAAAAAATACCGCAACATGAGCGTCAAATCTTGTGGATGCCATTAA